From one Armatimonadota bacterium genomic stretch:
- the mnmA gene encoding tRNA 2-thiouridine(34) synthase MnmA, protein MVEQRAPGPGASAQGSASTPGGGDIRRIAVAMSGGVDSAVAAALLVEAGYEVVGVTMHLWPAWLPEPDDPFRACCGVGAVADARAVAAHLGIRHYVLNLREAFERAVIDEFVDEYARGRTPHPCLTCNRAIKFALLLRKVRAMGLDGLATGHYARIRYDAATDRYLLLRGRDAAKDQSDVLFALGQAQLARLRFPVGEYTKAEVRALARARGLPVADKPDSQELCFVPRGSYAELVASRRPAAARPGPILDGTGRVLGTHRGIARYTVGQRRGLGVGAGRPLYVTAIDAARNAVIVGEGADLLAAGVEARQVTWVAGTPPPGPVEVTARVRHGAREVPARAWVDGEGVLHVRFAVPQRAPAPGQAVTLYAGEVVLGGGIIERVEALRPAAVAGAGGR, encoded by the coding sequence ATGGTGGAGCAGCGGGCGCCGGGGCCGGGCGCGTCGGCACAGGGGAGCGCATCGACACCGGGGGGCGGGGACATCCGCCGCATCGCCGTGGCGATGAGCGGCGGCGTCGACAGCGCCGTGGCCGCCGCCCTCCTGGTGGAGGCGGGCTACGAGGTGGTGGGGGTGACCATGCACCTCTGGCCGGCCTGGCTCCCCGAGCCCGACGACCCCTTCCGCGCCTGCTGCGGTGTCGGTGCCGTGGCCGACGCCCGCGCCGTGGCCGCCCACCTCGGCATCCGGCACTACGTGCTCAACCTGCGGGAAGCGTTCGAGCGCGCCGTCATCGACGAGTTCGTAGACGAGTACGCCCGCGGCCGGACGCCCCACCCCTGCCTCACCTGCAACCGGGCCATCAAGTTCGCCCTGCTGCTGCGCAAGGTGCGGGCGATGGGGCTGGACGGGTTGGCCACGGGCCACTACGCGCGCATCCGCTACGACGCCGCGACGGACCGCTACCTGCTCCTGCGCGGGCGCGACGCGGCCAAGGACCAGTCCGACGTCCTCTTCGCGCTGGGGCAGGCGCAACTCGCCCGGTTGCGCTTCCCGGTGGGGGAGTACACCAAGGCGGAGGTGCGGGCGCTGGCCCGGGCGCGGGGATTGCCGGTGGCCGACAAGCCGGACAGCCAGGAGCTGTGCTTCGTGCCGCGCGGGTCCTACGCCGAGCTCGTGGCGTCCCGCCGCCCGGCCGCGGCGCGGCCGGGCCCGATCCTGGACGGGACGGGCCGGGTCCTGGGCACGCACCGGGGCATCGCCCGGTACACCGTCGGGCAGCGGCGCGGGCTGGGCGTGGGCGCCGGGCGGCCGCTCTACGTCACCGCCATCGACGCCGCGCGCAACGCGGTGATCGTGGGCGAGGGTGCCGACCTGCTCGCCGCCGGTGTGGAGGCCCGTCAGGTCACGTGGGTGGCGGGCACGCCGCCGCCGGGACCGGTCGAGGTGACGGCCCGGGTGCGGCACGGCGCCCGCGAGGTGCCGGCGCGGGCCTGGGTGGACGGGGAGGGGGTGTTGCACGTGCGCTTCGCCGTCCCCCAACGGGCGCCGGCGCCCGGACAGGCGGTGACGCTTTACGCGGGGGAGGTCGTGCTGGGCGGGGGGATCATCGAACGGGTGGAGGCCCTGCGGCCGGCGGCCGTCGCCGGCGCGGGCGGGAGGTGA
- a CDS encoding YtxH domain-containing protein yields MSERGGEFLAGFVLGAVVGAAVGVLLAPRPGGETRAQVRARVEAARARARERAEAMSQRAREQAGEVGRRTRERVGEVAHRAREAAEEVRERVRERAGELRERVEGLLPRQAPAPVPPGRDEAGSVPLSQEPDG; encoded by the coding sequence GTGTCGGAGCGTGGAGGAGAGTTCCTGGCGGGGTTCGTCCTCGGCGCCGTGGTGGGCGCCGCGGTGGGCGTGCTGCTGGCGCCGCGCCCGGGCGGGGAGACACGTGCCCAGGTGCGCGCCCGAGTGGAGGCGGCGCGGGCGCGGGCCCGGGAACGGGCCGAGGCGATGAGCCAGCGGGCGCGCGAGCAGGCCGGTGAGGTGGGGCGGCGGACGCGGGAGCGCGTCGGCGAGGTCGCCCACCGGGCCCGGGAGGCGGCCGAGGAGGTACGGGAACGGGTGCGGGAGCGCGCCGGCGAGCTGCGGGAACGGGTGGAAGGGCTGCTGCCGCGGCAGGCGCCCGCGCCGGTGCCCCCGGGGCGCGACGAGGCCGGCTCCGTCCCGCTGTCGCAGGAGCCTGACGGGTGA
- a CDS encoding ATP-binding protein, giving the protein MSRGPSPSTPSRETIELTIPARPEYVVVVRLAAAGIAGRMGFSFDEVEDLKIAVAEACTDAILAGAGPIQVRFGVDSEALEVQVDYAAPRAVRSEERELGLFLIRCLMDEVVTHEEAGRRRMRMTKRVGPAPPAHLGPADAGPADPGPAPSPTDAN; this is encoded by the coding sequence GTGAGCCGGGGCCCGAGTCCGTCGACGCCGAGCCGCGAGACCATCGAGCTCACCATCCCCGCCCGGCCGGAGTATGTCGTCGTGGTGCGGCTGGCCGCGGCGGGGATCGCCGGGCGCATGGGGTTCTCCTTCGACGAGGTGGAGGACCTGAAGATCGCCGTGGCCGAGGCCTGCACCGACGCCATCCTGGCGGGCGCGGGGCCGATCCAGGTGCGCTTCGGGGTCGACAGCGAGGCCCTGGAGGTCCAGGTCGACTACGCCGCGCCGCGCGCCGTGCGCTCCGAGGAGCGCGAGCTGGGCCTCTTCCTCATCCGCTGCCTGATGGACGAGGTGGTCACCCACGAGGAGGCAGGTCGGCGGCGGATGCGCATGACCAAGCGCGTCGGGCCGGCGCCCCCCGCCCACCTCGGCCCCGCCGACGCCGGCCCGGCCGACCCCGGCCCCGCCCCCAGCCCCACCGACGCCAACTGA